One stretch of Streptomyces sp. A2-16 DNA includes these proteins:
- the otsB gene encoding trehalose-phosphatase, with protein sequence MNLPVPLNSAGRDGLRAILAEPHRAVIGLDFDGTLAPIVADPEKAFAHPEAVPALAALAPKVASVAVITGRPAAVAVRNGGFAEVPGLEHLTVLGHYGAERWDAATGEVTAPAPHPGVAAVRAELPELLAGTGAWLEEKGGRAVAVHTRRAADPQAAFDALQGPLTDLAVRNGLIVEPGRLVLELRPPGMDKGVALLKHVREVSARSVLFAGDDLGDLPAYSAVDELRTGGTPGLLVCSGSDEVTELRTRADLVVDGPQGVVGLLRTLAERLG encoded by the coding sequence ATGAACCTTCCTGTGCCCCTCAACTCCGCCGGGCGGGACGGCCTGCGGGCGATCCTCGCGGAGCCGCACCGGGCGGTGATCGGCCTGGACTTCGACGGGACGCTCGCGCCGATCGTGGCGGACCCGGAGAAGGCGTTCGCCCACCCCGAGGCGGTGCCGGCGCTCGCGGCGCTCGCGCCGAAGGTGGCGTCCGTGGCGGTGATCACCGGCCGCCCGGCCGCGGTCGCGGTCCGCAACGGCGGTTTCGCCGAGGTGCCGGGCCTCGAGCACCTGACCGTGCTCGGCCACTACGGCGCCGAGCGCTGGGACGCGGCGACGGGCGAGGTCACGGCCCCCGCCCCGCACCCGGGAGTGGCCGCGGTCCGGGCCGAGCTGCCGGAGCTCCTGGCCGGGACCGGCGCGTGGCTCGAGGAGAAGGGCGGCCGGGCGGTGGCCGTCCACACCCGCCGGGCCGCCGACCCCCAGGCCGCCTTCGACGCCCTCCAGGGACCCCTCACCGACCTGGCCGTCCGCAACGGTCTGATCGTGGAACCCGGCCGCCTCGTCCTGGAGCTCCGCCCGCCCGGCATGGACAAGGGGGTGGCCCTCCTGAAGCACGTGCGCGAGGTCTCCGCCCGGTCCGTGCTGTTCGCCGGCGACGACCTGGGCGATCTGCCCGCGTACTCCGCGGTCGACGAACTGCGCACCGGCGGCACCCCCGGGCTCCTGGTGTGCAGCGGCAGCGACGAGGTGACGGAACTGCGCACGCGGGCCGACCTGGTGGTGGACGGCCCGCAGGGCGTGGTGGGGCTGCTGCGGACGCTGGCGGAGCGGCTCGGCTGA
- a CDS encoding DUF3263 domain-containing protein, with translation MEHAELDRRERDVLALERRGFAGPGAKERAIREELGLAPVRYYQLLNALLDDERALAFDPVTVNRLRRVREARRSER, from the coding sequence ATGGAGCATGCGGAACTCGACCGCCGGGAGCGGGACGTGCTCGCGCTGGAGCGCCGCGGATTCGCCGGGCCCGGCGCGAAGGAGCGTGCGATACGGGAGGAACTGGGCCTGGCCCCGGTCCGCTACTACCAGCTCCTCAACGCCCTCCTCGACGACGAACGTGCCCTGGCCTTCGACCCGGTCACGGTGAACCGGCTGCGCAGGGTGCGGGAGGCCCGGCGGTCGGAGCGCTGA
- a CDS encoding extracellular solute-binding protein — MTAVLGGCGLGGGSGEVTLKLVAADYGDSSADSSQKYWDKLVKEYEAQHPGVKIDVSVYSWTDVDRKVKELVDAGQAPDMAQIGAYADYADKGLLYKADDLLGIREQADFVSQLASAGRINGMQYGMPFAASTRLLFYNKTLFADAGLTPPTTWKQLAADAEALKADGVKYPYALPLGPEEAQAETMQWLLSGGGGYVDSMGTYGIDSEENVTTLNWLKDDLVGKGLTGPVAPENLNRAAAFAAFAAGDVGMLNGHPSLMKMAAAKGVKFGMVPMPGAEGRTKNSMGVADWMMSFRQNGHAEQVGDFLDFVYSEKNVLAFSREYDLLPVTNSASEAMSGDSQDADLKPFLNALPSSELPPVGKTSWASVSAAVKKRIGSAVSTNGSPADVLRGLQLTAQKAE; from the coding sequence ATGACGGCGGTCCTCGGCGGCTGCGGGCTCGGCGGAGGATCGGGTGAGGTGACGCTGAAGCTGGTCGCCGCCGACTACGGCGACAGCTCGGCCGACAGCTCCCAGAAGTACTGGGACAAGCTCGTCAAGGAGTACGAGGCCCAGCACCCCGGCGTGAAGATCGACGTCAGCGTGTACTCCTGGACCGACGTCGACCGCAAGGTCAAGGAGCTGGTCGACGCGGGGCAGGCGCCCGACATGGCGCAGATCGGCGCCTACGCCGACTACGCGGACAAGGGGCTGCTGTACAAGGCCGACGACCTGCTCGGCATCCGGGAGCAGGCCGACTTCGTGTCGCAGCTCGCCTCCGCCGGGCGGATCAACGGGATGCAGTACGGGATGCCGTTCGCCGCGTCGACCCGGCTGCTCTTCTACAACAAGACCCTCTTCGCCGACGCCGGCCTCACCCCGCCGACGACGTGGAAGCAGCTGGCCGCCGACGCCGAGGCCCTCAAGGCGGACGGGGTGAAGTACCCGTACGCGCTGCCGCTCGGCCCCGAGGAGGCACAGGCCGAGACCATGCAGTGGCTGCTGAGCGGGGGCGGCGGCTACGTCGACTCCATGGGCACGTACGGCATCGACTCCGAGGAGAACGTCACGACGCTGAACTGGCTCAAGGACGACCTCGTCGGCAAGGGACTGACCGGCCCCGTCGCGCCCGAGAACCTGAACCGGGCCGCCGCGTTCGCGGCCTTCGCCGCCGGGGACGTCGGCATGCTCAACGGGCACCCCTCGCTGATGAAGATGGCCGCCGCGAAGGGGGTGAAGTTCGGGATGGTGCCCATGCCCGGCGCCGAGGGCAGGACCAAGAACTCCATGGGCGTCGCCGATTGGATGATGAGCTTCCGGCAGAACGGGCACGCCGAACAGGTGGGCGACTTCCTCGACTTCGTCTACAGCGAGAAGAACGTGCTCGCGTTCTCGCGGGAGTACGACCTGCTGCCGGTGACCAACTCCGCGTCCGAGGCCATGAGCGGGGACTCCCAGGACGCCGACCTCAAGCCCTTCCTGAACGCGCTGCCCAGCTCGGAGCTGCCGCCCGTGGGCAAGACGTCCTGGGCCTCGGTCAGCGCGGCCGTGAAGAAGCGGATCGGATCGGCGGTGAGTACGAACGGGAGCCCCGCGGACGTGCTGCGCGGGCTGCAGCTGACCGCGCAGAAGGCGGAGTAG
- a CDS encoding glucosyl-3-phosphoglycerate synthase: MLEEVERWLSTRSWSLTDRPLHRIMAAKQRTGQRVSVVLPALNEEETVGDIVSVIRHDLVRQVPLVDEIVVVDSGSTDRTSQVAAAAGATVVHRDEILPRLPALPGKGEVLWRSLLVTTGDIVCFIDADLKEFSSDFVSGIVGPLLTDPEVDLVKGMYDRPLGGAAGQGGRVTELMARPLLNMHWPQLAGFVQPLGGEYAARRSLLEQLPFPVGYGVELGMLVDALHLVGLDALAQVDVGVRKHRHQDGQALGRMSAAIYRTAQLRLARGHMIRPALTQFERGETGFEPRTYSVDTEERPPMREITEYMKRRVA; the protein is encoded by the coding sequence GTGCTGGAAGAAGTCGAGCGCTGGCTGAGCACCCGCTCCTGGTCGCTGACCGACCGGCCGCTGCACCGGATCATGGCCGCCAAGCAGCGCACCGGACAGCGGGTCAGTGTCGTGCTGCCCGCGCTCAACGAGGAGGAGACGGTCGGTGACATCGTCTCCGTGATACGTCACGACCTGGTGCGTCAGGTTCCGCTGGTCGACGAGATCGTCGTCGTCGACTCGGGGTCGACCGACCGCACCTCGCAGGTGGCCGCCGCGGCCGGTGCCACGGTGGTGCACCGCGACGAGATCCTGCCCCGGCTGCCCGCCCTGCCCGGCAAGGGCGAGGTCCTGTGGCGCTCCCTGCTGGTCACCACCGGGGACATCGTCTGCTTCATCGACGCCGACCTGAAGGAGTTCTCCTCGGACTTCGTCTCCGGCATCGTCGGCCCCCTGCTCACCGACCCCGAGGTCGACCTGGTCAAGGGCATGTACGACCGTCCCCTGGGCGGCGCCGCCGGACAGGGCGGCCGGGTCACCGAGCTCATGGCGCGCCCGCTGCTGAACATGCACTGGCCGCAGCTGGCCGGTTTCGTGCAGCCGCTGGGCGGCGAGTACGCGGCCCGGCGCTCGTTGCTGGAGCAGCTCCCGTTCCCCGTCGGCTACGGCGTGGAGCTCGGCATGCTGGTCGACGCCCTGCACCTGGTGGGTCTCGACGCGCTCGCCCAGGTCGACGTGGGGGTGCGCAAGCACCGTCACCAGGACGGGCAGGCCCTGGGCCGGATGTCCGCCGCGATCTACCGCACCGCGCAGCTCCGGCTGGCCCGCGGCCACATGATCCGCCCGGCCCTGACCCAGTTCGAGCGGGGCGAGACGGGCTTCGAGCCGCGCACGTACTCGGTGGACACGGAGGAACGGCCGCCGATGCGGGAGATCACGGAGTACATGAAAAGAAGGGTCGCGTAG
- a CDS encoding trehalose-6-phosphate synthase yields the protein MASSHNARVLVASNRGPVSYDVGDDGSLRARRGGGGLVSGLSAIGPESDALWVCSALSDGDREAVRQGVGEDGVRMLAIPADVHADAYNGIANSVLWFVHHLLYQTPLEPTFDAEFRRQWASYETYNRAFAEALAEEAAEGAAVLVQDYHLCLVPGMLRELRPDLRIAHFSHTPWAPVEYFRMLPDDIAEQLLRGMLGADRLGFLTHRWADAFTACCTALVDGLGRTRIGVHGLGADADFLRARSHEADVEERIVALREEIGEGRKTIVRVDRTELSKNIVRGLLAYRRLLESRPEWRERVVHVAFAYPSRQDLAVYREYTAEVQRQAEEINDTFGTPGWTPVLLNLKDDFARSLAAYRLADVALVNPIRDGMNLVAKEVPVVSDEACALVLSREAGAYEELGDESIVVNPFDVEQTAAALHEALTMPAHERAERAKRLAAAATALPPAQWFLDQLTALTALNG from the coding sequence ATGGCTTCTTCGCACAACGCCCGCGTCCTGGTCGCGTCCAATCGAGGTCCCGTCTCGTACGACGTGGGCGACGACGGCTCGCTGCGAGCCAGGCGCGGCGGCGGCGGCCTCGTCTCCGGCCTGTCGGCGATCGGGCCGGAGTCCGACGCGCTGTGGGTGTGCTCGGCCCTGTCCGACGGCGACCGCGAGGCGGTGCGGCAGGGGGTCGGCGAGGACGGCGTCCGGATGCTCGCGATCCCCGCCGACGTGCACGCGGACGCGTACAACGGCATCGCGAACTCGGTCCTCTGGTTCGTACACCATCTCCTCTACCAGACCCCGCTGGAGCCGACCTTCGACGCGGAGTTCCGGCGGCAGTGGGCGTCGTACGAGACGTACAACCGCGCCTTCGCGGAGGCGCTCGCGGAGGAGGCGGCCGAGGGGGCGGCGGTCCTGGTGCAGGACTACCACCTGTGCCTGGTGCCGGGGATGCTCCGCGAACTCCGCCCCGACCTGCGCATCGCCCACTTCTCGCACACGCCGTGGGCGCCGGTGGAGTACTTCCGGATGCTGCCGGACGACATCGCGGAGCAGTTGCTGCGCGGCATGCTCGGCGCCGACCGGCTCGGCTTCCTCACCCACCGCTGGGCGGACGCCTTCACGGCCTGCTGCACGGCGCTCGTGGACGGGCTCGGACGGACGCGGATCGGGGTGCACGGCCTTGGCGCGGACGCGGACTTCCTGCGCGCCCGCTCCCACGAGGCCGACGTCGAGGAGCGGATCGTCGCCCTGCGCGAGGAGATCGGCGAGGGCCGGAAGACCATCGTGCGGGTGGACCGGACCGAGCTGTCCAAGAACATCGTGCGCGGGCTGCTCGCCTACCGAAGGCTGCTGGAGTCGCGGCCCGAGTGGCGGGAGCGGGTGGTGCACGTGGCGTTCGCGTACCCGTCTCGGCAGGACCTGGCGGTGTACCGGGAGTACACCGCCGAGGTGCAGCGGCAGGCGGAGGAGATCAACGACACCTTCGGCACCCCTGGCTGGACCCCGGTCCTGCTGAATCTGAAGGACGACTTCGCGCGCTCCCTCGCCGCCTACCGGCTGGCCGACGTGGCGCTGGTCAACCCCATCCGGGACGGCATGAACCTGGTCGCCAAGGAGGTGCCGGTGGTCTCCGACGAGGCGTGCGCGCTGGTGCTGTCGCGGGAGGCCGGGGCGTACGAGGAGCTCGGTGACGAGTCGATCGTGGTGAACCCCTTCGACGTGGAGCAGACGGCGGCGGCCCTGCACGAGGCCCTGACGATGCCGGCGCACGAACGGGCCGAACGCGCGAAGCGGCTGGCCGCGGCGGCGACGGCGCTCCCCCCGGCCCAGTGGTTCCTGGACCAGCTGACCGCGCTGACCGCGCTGAACGGGTGA